One window of the Gemmatimonadota bacterium genome contains the following:
- a CDS encoding ABC transporter permease: MPNLISDLRISIRQLIRSPGFSAASVITLGLGIGAATTLFGLVQGILLAPLPFPDPDRVVTLHSADPPRGATEIPISLPDLRDWAARSAAVPAMGVYSTLPMHLVLQSDAGARELRTTHVSAGFFTALGVAPLAGRVIAEADETGDPRVVVVSHGFWTDELGSDPAAVGRTLRLSDENFSVVGVMPAGFAFPEVGMEVWTPLAIVSQSSIPTEIRGVRFLEGIGRMGPEVTPEQARSELSSVAAALAEEYPESNEEIRGVDVLRLKDATVSGVARSLLLVFAAVGFVLVVACANVANLVLTRGLGRTREFAVRIALGAGRARLIRMLVTDSLVLGVLGGAAGTLIAFWTTGAIKALNAGVLPRIEEVEVSPEVLLFATLVSLLTVVASGLLPALASVRLHPANELRAGSRTGSYSVAPGTRRALIAAQFAASVVLLVGAGLLGRSLWHLQTLDVGFEPEGALSVSLVIAASRYPEREDYRAFHRETLDRFRAIPGVEAVGSIRSLPTLGTGESWDWELPGEDPAVREGRESADVLQLSPGLLSAMRIPLVAGRDFTDGDREDAVGVVLVNETFARTAFPGEEAVGRTIRASSLDWTIVGVTGDILQRGPQAPPRATIYLAQEQLSRRGMAFVLRASGDPQALVAPLLGQLREIDPGQALTQIQTLADAVDSSIARPRFFALFLGALATLTVVLTAIGLYGVLAFLVRKRTSEIGIRMALGATGREVVRVALSEGVGPVLAGTVLGVLIAVAGAGVTRAVLFGVEPLDPWTFVAAVFVLLLVAALATWIPARRAATLDPLTALRSE; encoded by the coding sequence ATGCCAAATCTCATTTCGGACCTCCGAATCTCGATTCGCCAGCTCATCCGCAGTCCTGGCTTCTCCGCAGCGTCCGTGATCACGCTGGGACTCGGAATCGGAGCGGCGACCACCCTCTTCGGACTGGTCCAGGGGATTCTTCTGGCGCCCCTTCCTTTCCCGGATCCGGACCGTGTGGTCACGCTCCACTCCGCCGATCCGCCCAGGGGTGCCACGGAGATCCCCATCTCCCTTCCCGACCTCCGCGACTGGGCGGCCCGGAGCGCGGCCGTCCCGGCTATGGGTGTCTATTCGACGCTCCCCATGCACCTGGTCCTCCAGTCCGACGCGGGGGCGCGGGAGCTTCGCACGACCCATGTTTCCGCGGGATTCTTCACCGCGCTCGGCGTCGCTCCCCTCGCCGGTCGGGTCATCGCGGAGGCGGACGAAACGGGCGATCCCCGGGTCGTCGTGGTCAGCCACGGATTCTGGACCGACGAGCTGGGCTCCGATCCCGCGGCCGTGGGTCGCACGCTCCGCCTATCCGACGAGAATTTCAGTGTCGTCGGAGTGATGCCCGCCGGCTTCGCCTTTCCCGAGGTGGGGATGGAAGTGTGGACGCCGCTGGCCATCGTTTCTCAGAGCTCCATTCCCACGGAGATCCGAGGGGTCCGATTCCTGGAGGGAATTGGGCGCATGGGGCCCGAGGTCACCCCCGAGCAAGCGCGTTCCGAATTGTCGTCCGTCGCGGCCGCCCTCGCCGAGGAGTATCCCGAATCGAATGAGGAGATTCGCGGCGTGGACGTCCTTCGGCTCAAGGACGCCACCGTGAGTGGCGTCGCGCGCTCGCTTCTCCTGGTTTTTGCGGCGGTCGGCTTCGTGCTCGTCGTCGCCTGCGCGAACGTGGCGAATCTGGTTCTGACCCGAGGGCTGGGGCGCACCCGGGAGTTCGCCGTCCGCATCGCCCTCGGGGCCGGCCGAGCGCGCCTGATTCGAATGCTCGTCACGGACAGCCTGGTGCTCGGCGTGCTGGGAGGAGCCGCCGGAACGCTCATCGCCTTCTGGACGACCGGGGCGATCAAGGCCCTCAACGCCGGCGTCCTCCCGAGAATCGAAGAAGTTGAGGTCAGCCCCGAGGTCCTCCTCTTCGCGACTCTCGTGTCCCTGCTCACGGTCGTGGCCTCGGGGCTCCTGCCCGCGCTCGCTTCGGTCCGCCTCCATCCGGCGAACGAGCTTCGCGCGGGAAGCCGCACGGGATCGTACTCGGTCGCGCCCGGAACGCGCCGGGCCCTGATCGCCGCGCAGTTTGCCGCCTCGGTCGTCCTCCTGGTGGGAGCCGGCCTCCTCGGCAGGAGCCTCTGGCACCTTCAGACCCTCGACGTCGGTTTCGAACCCGAGGGGGCCCTCTCGGTTTCGCTCGTGATCGCGGCGAGCCGGTACCCGGAACGGGAAGATTACCGGGCCTTCCACCGCGAGACTCTCGACCGGTTCCGCGCGATTCCGGGTGTCGAGGCCGTGGGATCCATCCGGTCTCTCCCCACTCTCGGAACCGGGGAGTCGTGGGACTGGGAGCTTCCGGGCGAAGACCCGGCGGTTCGAGAGGGCCGGGAGTCCGCCGACGTGCTTCAACTCTCCCCGGGCCTTCTCAGCGCCATGAGAATCCCACTCGTGGCCGGGAGGGATTTCACCGACGGGGACCGTGAGGACGCGGTCGGCGTCGTCCTCGTGAACGAGACCTTCGCGAGAACCGCCTTCCCCGGAGAGGAGGCGGTCGGACGCACGATCCGGGCCTCGTCGCTGGATTGGACGATCGTCGGCGTGACCGGAGACATCCTCCAACGAGGGCCTCAGGCTCCTCCGCGGGCGACGATCTATCTGGCCCAGGAGCAACTCTCTCGTCGCGGGATGGCCTTCGTCCTTCGTGCATCCGGCGACCCGCAGGCACTCGTCGCGCCCCTCCTGGGACAACTCCGGGAGATCGATCCGGGGCAGGCCCTCACGCAGATCCAGACCCTCGCCGACGCGGTGGATTCGTCCATCGCGCGGCCCCGCTTCTTTGCGCTCTTTCTCGGCGCGCTCGCCACACTCACGGTGGTGCTGACCGCCATCGGGCTCTACGGCGTTCTCGCCTTCCTCGTCCGGAAGCGGACTTCGGAAATCGGCATTCGGATGGCGCTCGGTGCCACCGGGCGAGAAGTCGTGCGGGTCGCCCTCAGCGAGGGCGTGGGTCCCGTTCTCGCGGGGACGGTGCTCGGTGTCCTGATCGCCGTCGCGGGCGCCGGAGTGACGCGGGCCGTGCTCTTCGGTGTCGAGCCGTTGGATCCCTGGACCTTCGTCGCCGCCGTCTTCGTTCTCCTCCTCGTGGCCGCCCTGGCCACCTGGATCCCCGCCCGCCGAGCGGCAACTCTCGATCCCCTGACCGCCCTCCGCTCGGAGTGA
- a CDS encoding ABC transporter permease produces the protein MNSILQDLRFALRGLGRRPGFTAIAVLTLTLGVGVNTAVFSVVRAVVLRPLPFEDPEELVRIAGLDIATGEADNLSPADFMDLERESGQFARMGAHGWIGPATVSDGATAQRIGGVQVTEGFFPTLAVNPALGRLFAPEEDLPGASPVAILSDGLWRSMFGADPSIVGQTIFVNATATTVVGVLPAEFRHIEERTDRSAEIFTPYRFERADANRGGHFIRAVGRLAPESTIEEARSELSTIAGRLEGEYPESNTGQGVHLQPLRAAVVGDAGNTLLILLGAAGLVLLVACANLGTLLLAVGAGRERELAVRTTLGAGRRRLVRQLLTECLVLGLIGGAGGLLAASATTSLLTRLSAAGIPRAGDIALDPLVLTFGALVAIVASLAFGMLPALSLSSGDLQSALAKGGRQGVGAVGRRSREILIAAEVALSVVLVAGAGLLVGTLLNLRNVSTGFEPTQAITMEVAPPTARYPEGTQTPLQQELEARARAIPGIIAIGGVNILPLTDNYDSRGIYVDGRPLPPPGEGPSPQARTVTPGYFEAMGVPLVRGRLFDSRDQAGSSLVAVVSQSLADQLWPGEDPIGRRFTYNSGIPDEALSAACPDLEFSYQCIGGPGSREVVGVVGDVKHLDLREADAIPMFYTPNSQTPSYHAMIFVVRTRAEPTAIVASMRSALAEIDPEVPLAQVRTLDDVLSFAVAQPTVRAGLIGMFAVLAVVLAWIGVYGVVGYLVTRRRQEIGIRMALGAPASRLLGLLARDGLRPVAIGILVGLPVALVLSRVLESLLFGVSHLHPGVYLIAALALAAAGLLATLLPVRRALRLDPAVALSEG, from the coding sequence ATGAACTCCATCCTCCAGGATCTGCGCTTCGCGCTTCGTGGCCTCGGCCGCCGCCCCGGTTTCACCGCAATCGCGGTCCTCACCCTCACCCTCGGCGTCGGCGTCAATACGGCGGTCTTCTCCGTGGTCCGCGCCGTGGTCCTGAGGCCGCTTCCCTTCGAGGACCCGGAGGAGCTCGTCCGTATCGCTGGGCTCGATATCGCCACGGGAGAAGCGGACAACCTCTCCCCCGCCGACTTCATGGACCTGGAACGCGAGTCGGGGCAGTTCGCGAGGATGGGGGCGCATGGGTGGATCGGGCCGGCCACCGTGAGCGACGGCGCGACCGCCCAGAGGATCGGGGGTGTGCAGGTGACGGAGGGATTCTTCCCCACCCTCGCCGTAAACCCGGCGCTCGGCCGCCTCTTCGCACCGGAGGAGGACCTTCCCGGCGCGAGCCCCGTCGCCATTCTCTCCGACGGGCTCTGGCGCTCCATGTTCGGCGCCGACCCTTCGATCGTGGGTCAGACCATCTTCGTGAATGCGACGGCCACCACGGTCGTCGGCGTGCTCCCCGCCGAGTTTCGGCACATCGAGGAGCGCACGGACCGGAGCGCCGAGATTTTCACGCCCTATCGGTTCGAGCGTGCCGATGCGAACCGGGGAGGCCACTTCATTCGCGCGGTCGGCCGCCTCGCGCCCGAGAGCACGATCGAGGAGGCACGCTCCGAACTCTCCACGATCGCCGGCAGGCTCGAGGGGGAGTATCCGGAAAGCAACACCGGGCAGGGTGTACACTTGCAGCCACTTCGCGCGGCCGTCGTGGGCGACGCGGGGAACACGCTCCTCATCCTCCTCGGCGCGGCGGGGCTCGTCCTCCTTGTGGCGTGCGCGAACCTGGGAACGCTCCTCCTCGCGGTAGGCGCCGGCCGGGAGCGCGAGCTGGCGGTACGCACGACCCTCGGCGCCGGGCGCCGGAGACTCGTGCGGCAGCTTCTGACGGAGTGCCTCGTGCTCGGGCTGATCGGCGGAGCAGGAGGGCTCCTCGCCGCCTCCGCCACGACCAGTCTCCTCACCCGCCTCTCGGCCGCCGGCATCCCGCGCGCGGGGGACATCGCCCTCGATCCCCTGGTCCTCACCTTCGGAGCGCTGGTGGCGATCGTCGCCTCGCTCGCCTTCGGAATGCTTCCCGCGCTTTCCCTCTCGTCCGGGGATCTCCAGAGCGCCCTCGCGAAGGGCGGCCGGCAGGGCGTGGGCGCGGTTGGAAGGCGCTCGAGAGAGATCCTGATCGCCGCGGAAGTCGCGCTCTCCGTCGTCCTGGTGGCCGGCGCGGGACTTCTGGTGGGCACCTTGCTAAACCTGAGAAACGTTTCGACCGGCTTCGAACCGACGCAGGCGATCACCATGGAGGTCGCACCCCCGACGGCGCGGTATCCGGAAGGGACCCAGACGCCTCTCCAACAGGAGCTGGAGGCGCGCGCGCGGGCCATCCCGGGCATCATCGCGATCGGCGGAGTCAACATCCTTCCCCTGACCGACAACTATGACAGTCGCGGCATTTACGTGGACGGGAGGCCCCTTCCCCCGCCCGGTGAAGGCCCGTCACCGCAGGCCAGGACCGTCACACCCGGATACTTCGAGGCCATGGGAGTCCCGCTCGTGCGCGGCCGACTCTTCGACTCGAGGGACCAAGCCGGATCTTCCCTCGTCGCGGTGGTGAGCCAGTCGCTCGCGGATCAGCTCTGGCCCGGAGAAGATCCGATCGGGCGACGGTTCACTTACAATAGCGGCATCCCCGATGAGGCCCTCAGCGCTGCCTGCCCGGATCTGGAGTTCAGCTATCAGTGCATCGGTGGTCCGGGGTCCCGCGAGGTCGTCGGGGTGGTCGGCGACGTGAAACATCTCGATCTCCGGGAGGCGGACGCCATCCCCATGTTTTACACGCCGAACAGTCAGACACCGTCCTATCATGCGATGATCTTCGTCGTCCGCACGCGGGCCGAGCCCACCGCGATCGTCGCGTCCATGCGCTCCGCGCTCGCGGAGATAGACCCCGAAGTGCCGTTGGCCCAGGTCCGTACTCTCGACGACGTCCTTTCCTTTGCGGTCGCGCAGCCCACCGTCCGCGCCGGGCTCATCGGAATGTTCGCGGTGCTCGCCGTCGTCCTGGCCTGGATCGGAGTGTACGGCGTGGTGGGGTACCTCGTGACACGAAGGCGTCAGGAAATCGGAATCCGAATGGCCCTGGGCGCGCCGGCCTCCCGGCTCCTCGGGTTGTTGGCTCGGGATGGACTCCGCCCCGTCGCGATCGGGATCCTGGTCGGTCTGCCGGTGGCGCTGGTCCTGAGCCGCGTGCTGGAGAGCCTGCTTTTCGGGGTGAGTCACCTGCATCCGGGAGTCTATCTGATCGCGGCCCTCGCCCTGGCCGCGGCCGGACTCCTGGCGACGCTCCTTCCGGTCCGCCGGGCCCTCCGGCTCGATCCCGCCGTCGCCCTCAGCGAGGGGTGA
- a CDS encoding ABC transporter permease gives MGDLLGDFRFALRQLRRSPTFSFAAILTLALGIGASTAMFSVVNGVLLEPLPYEDAEDLILVRHYNRLNEVERETLSIGTFREVDREAGGFSRMGGVAPFDWNVTIGREAGPARFAAQFASASLLDVLGVRPARGRWFLPEEDAVGGTPVAVVSHGFWTSELGADPASVGSTLPIDGVPTVIAGVMPPGFELLFAPDLWLPLEQSPLAIREGVRWITGVGRLAGGVGFDAAGAEVAAIMDRLAVELPDANAGLEADLLPLGEEIVGGVRGPLLALLAGVGVVLLIACANVASLLLTRALGRDGEMALRAALGARLPRLGRLLVVEGVVLAVAGGVLGFFSAQWILDGLRASAGLDLPRLEAVAADGRVLFFLLFVTGLAGVLAALGPLLHLAKGNLHAPLRGGMRGGATRSRRLQGGLVASQVALAVVLLVGSGLLVRSFAALLGVDPGFESDGVLTFQVGIPAESYPSAEERLLYVEDLLTRVEAIPGVSEAGATTRLPLMALSLTTTLEVESRPAPVPEHPEIEFRRITPGYLPAMGIRLVEGRDLLPEELASEGFAILVNQAAAERLWPGGTALGERVRFSTANPGPDDPWYTVVGVVRDVRHFGLGEEARPETYFSFAGSPPTSPIVSMRSSVPPTSLLAEVRTAVREVDPQVTMWELATMNERLAGSLARRRVGLWIVGGFGLLALVLAGLGVYGVVSYSVGSRGPEIGIRLAMGARERQVVASVLGTGLVPVLAGLGIGLAAALAGSGLLAEFLHGVAPRDPLILALVTLLLGATGVVATLIPARRATKIDPMYVLRGE, from the coding sequence ATGGGTGACCTGCTCGGCGATTTCCGATTCGCACTCCGCCAGCTTCGGCGGAGTCCAACCTTCTCCTTCGCGGCGATCCTCACGCTGGCCCTCGGAATCGGTGCGAGCACCGCGATGTTCAGCGTGGTGAACGGGGTGCTTCTGGAGCCGCTTCCGTACGAGGATGCGGAGGACCTGATCCTCGTTCGGCACTACAACCGGCTGAACGAGGTCGAGAGAGAGACTCTTTCCATCGGCACCTTTCGGGAGGTGGACAGAGAGGCAGGTGGCTTCAGCCGGATGGGCGGGGTCGCACCCTTCGACTGGAACGTCACCATCGGACGGGAGGCGGGGCCGGCCCGCTTCGCCGCGCAGTTCGCCTCGGCCTCCCTCCTCGACGTGCTGGGCGTCCGTCCGGCGCGCGGGCGATGGTTTCTTCCCGAAGAAGATGCGGTCGGGGGCACGCCGGTGGCCGTCGTGAGCCACGGCTTCTGGACCAGCGAGTTGGGAGCGGACCCCGCCAGCGTGGGGAGCACCCTCCCGATTGACGGGGTGCCGACGGTGATCGCGGGAGTGATGCCGCCCGGCTTCGAGCTCCTGTTCGCGCCGGATCTCTGGCTTCCATTGGAGCAGAGCCCCCTGGCCATTCGGGAAGGCGTCCGCTGGATCACGGGCGTGGGGCGACTCGCGGGGGGGGTCGGGTTCGACGCCGCCGGGGCGGAGGTCGCGGCGATCATGGACCGACTCGCGGTCGAGCTCCCGGACGCGAACGCTGGACTCGAGGCCGACCTTCTCCCGCTCGGGGAGGAGATCGTGGGGGGAGTCCGCGGACCCCTGTTGGCGCTTCTGGCGGGAGTCGGCGTGGTCCTCCTCATCGCCTGCGCGAACGTGGCGAGCCTTCTCCTCACCCGCGCCCTCGGACGGGACGGAGAGATGGCCCTCCGCGCGGCCCTCGGTGCGCGCCTTCCCCGGCTCGGCCGCCTTCTCGTCGTCGAAGGAGTCGTGCTCGCGGTCGCCGGCGGAGTGCTTGGATTCTTCTCGGCTCAGTGGATCCTCGACGGACTCAGGGCCTCGGCCGGGCTCGATCTCCCTCGCCTCGAGGCCGTCGCCGCCGACGGGCGGGTTCTTTTTTTCCTCCTTTTCGTAACCGGCCTCGCGGGAGTGCTCGCCGCCCTCGGACCCCTTTTGCACCTCGCCAAGGGAAACCTCCACGCGCCTCTTCGCGGGGGGATGAGAGGCGGCGCCACGCGCTCGCGGCGCCTCCAGGGTGGACTCGTGGCTTCGCAGGTTGCGCTCGCCGTCGTGCTTCTGGTGGGTTCCGGACTCCTCGTGCGCAGCTTTGCGGCCTTGCTCGGCGTGGACCCAGGGTTCGAGTCCGATGGAGTGCTCACCTTCCAAGTGGGAATCCCCGCGGAGAGTTATCCCTCCGCCGAAGAGCGTCTCCTGTACGTGGAGGATCTCCTGACGCGGGTCGAAGCCATTCCGGGGGTCTCGGAGGCCGGGGCCACGACGCGGCTTCCCCTGATGGCGTTGAGCCTCACCACGACGCTCGAGGTGGAGTCGCGCCCGGCTCCGGTCCCGGAGCATCCGGAGATCGAATTCAGGAGGATCACCCCGGGTTATCTCCCGGCCATGGGAATCCGCTTGGTGGAGGGGCGCGATCTCCTCCCCGAGGAATTGGCCTCGGAAGGGTTCGCGATCCTCGTGAATCAGGCGGCGGCCGAGCGGCTCTGGCCCGGCGGGACCGCCCTCGGAGAGCGCGTGCGCTTCTCGACCGCGAATCCGGGCCCGGACGACCCCTGGTACACCGTCGTCGGTGTCGTGCGGGACGTGCGGCACTTCGGACTCGGTGAAGAGGCCCGCCCGGAGACTTATTTCAGCTTCGCGGGCTCCCCTCCGACCTCCCCCATCGTCTCGATGCGCTCCAGCGTTCCCCCGACGTCGCTCCTGGCCGAGGTCCGCACCGCCGTGAGGGAGGTGGATCCCCAGGTGACGATGTGGGAGCTCGCCACGATGAACGAGCGCCTCGCCGGCTCGCTCGCCCGGCGTCGCGTGGGGCTCTGGATCGTCGGTGGATTCGGACTTCTCGCGCTGGTCCTGGCGGGGCTCGGGGTGTACGGCGTGGTGAGTTATTCGGTGGGCTCGCGGGGGCCCGAAATCGGAATCCGTCTCGCGATGGGGGCCCGCGAACGCCAGGTTGTGGCATCGGTTCTCGGCACGGGCCTGGTCCCCGTTCTTGCGGGTCTCGGCATTGGACTTGCCGCCGCTCTCGCGGGGAGCGGCCTCCTCGCGGAATTCCTGCACGGGGTCGCCCCGAGGGACCCCCTCATCCTGGCCCTCGTGACGCTTCTCCTGGGAGCGACGGGTGTTGTCGCCACCCTGATCCCGGCCCGCCGCGCGACCAAAATCGATCCGATGTACGTGCTTCGCGGAGAATGA
- a CDS encoding ABC transporter permease, with the protein MREFFADIRLALRGLFRDRGFTVVATATLALGIGANAAIFSVADAVLFRPLPYPEADRLATLWEVAPATGEANLVSSGNVLDWSDALTSFSEIGAYGGAIELGIAGSGDPDLVVGLQVTPSVFGVLGTAPELGRPLPSGATEEPTVVLSHALWESRFGGNPDVLGETILIEEVAYTVMAVMPGEFQFPSSDVQLWLLLGLTEADRESRRSHQWRVIGKLGEDTSLDAARSELLALTSRIAEAHPEFMEGWGARVEPYRADRTRDVRASLFLLLGTVGLVLLIACANVANLLLVRGLDRAREFAVRQALGAGRGRLIRQSLTETGVLTALGLGGGLLLAGVGLDLLLAIAPGGVPFLENARLDARVVVTAAGTAFAVSLGIGLIPALRAGGGGGSTPTPLRPDLAAQGIPRRLRHGFLAAQVAGALVLVAGAGLLVRSLLELGEVDPGFDTTDLWAVSVDVPRARYSEQADQDALYDRFLGEIRAIPGVIAATGTAEPPVVGFGNTFSFVIEGRPRPGANPREAPVSLRAVTPGYFETLGIPLLGGRALAGGDRSGAPPAAVVNDALARRLWPDGDAVGARIRFADEQPWVEIVGVVGDTRDLGLDAEPEAAIYLAHAQRFWPWMSWMTVLVRSAADGVVLAPMLRDALGRVDDQLPVRRLAAVTELYRGSAGTRTFVARLLGAFAGVALLLGTVGVYGVVAYSVARGRREIAIRMALGARPTGIRGAVLLEGAGAAAIGVAVGLVATLLAGRAVEGLLFGIAPTDPLTIAAAVGVLFSAAVAGSWLPARRAALTIPMERLRHG; encoded by the coding sequence ATGAGAGAGTTCTTCGCCGACATCCGTCTTGCCCTGCGAGGACTTTTCCGCGACCGCGGCTTCACCGTCGTCGCGACGGCGACGCTCGCCCTCGGCATCGGCGCGAACGCGGCCATCTTCAGCGTCGCGGACGCAGTCCTTTTTCGCCCGCTCCCGTACCCGGAAGCCGACCGCCTCGCAACGCTCTGGGAGGTGGCTCCGGCGACCGGGGAGGCGAACCTCGTTTCGAGCGGAAACGTCCTCGACTGGAGCGACGCTCTGACCTCGTTCTCCGAGATCGGGGCTTACGGCGGGGCCATCGAGCTGGGGATCGCCGGCTCGGGAGATCCGGATCTGGTGGTCGGCCTCCAGGTCACGCCGAGCGTCTTCGGAGTCCTCGGCACCGCGCCCGAGCTCGGCCGCCCCCTCCCTTCCGGCGCAACCGAAGAGCCGACCGTCGTCCTCAGCCATGCCCTCTGGGAGAGCCGTTTTGGCGGAAATCCCGATGTCCTGGGTGAGACCATCCTGATCGAGGAAGTCGCGTACACCGTCATGGCAGTCATGCCCGGGGAATTTCAGTTCCCCTCTTCCGACGTCCAGCTCTGGCTGCTTCTCGGCCTCACCGAGGCGGACCGTGAGTCGAGAAGGAGCCACCAGTGGCGCGTCATCGGGAAGCTCGGTGAAGACACTTCGTTGGACGCGGCCCGTTCGGAGCTGCTCGCGTTGACCTCGCGCATCGCGGAGGCGCATCCGGAGTTCATGGAGGGGTGGGGCGCCAGGGTGGAGCCGTATCGGGCGGACCGCACCCGTGACGTGCGCGCGAGCCTTTTCCTCCTCCTCGGGACCGTCGGACTCGTCCTTCTGATCGCATGCGCGAACGTGGCGAACCTCCTCTTGGTGCGGGGGCTCGACCGGGCGAGGGAGTTCGCGGTGCGTCAGGCGCTCGGCGCAGGGAGGGGTCGTCTGATTCGCCAATCCCTGACGGAAACGGGCGTGCTGACGGCGCTCGGGCTGGGCGGCGGGCTCCTCCTCGCGGGAGTGGGACTCGACCTGCTCCTCGCGATCGCGCCGGGCGGGGTCCCCTTCCTGGAAAACGCCCGCCTCGACGCGCGAGTCGTCGTAACGGCCGCCGGAACCGCATTCGCCGTGAGCCTCGGAATCGGTCTCATTCCCGCGCTCCGGGCCGGGGGAGGCGGAGGATCCACACCCACCCCACTGCGCCCAGATCTCGCTGCGCAGGGCATTCCCCGGCGTCTTCGCCACGGTTTTCTGGCCGCGCAGGTCGCGGGCGCGCTGGTGCTGGTGGCCGGAGCGGGACTCCTCGTTCGAAGCCTCCTCGAGTTGGGAGAGGTGGACCCCGGCTTCGATACGACCGATCTCTGGGCGGTCTCCGTAGACGTCCCGCGAGCGCGCTATTCCGAGCAGGCGGATCAGGATGCGCTCTACGACCGCTTCCTCGGGGAAATCCGCGCAATTCCCGGCGTTATCGCGGCGACGGGCACGGCGGAGCCACCCGTCGTCGGTTTCGGCAACACCTTCAGCTTCGTGATCGAGGGGAGGCCTCGCCCCGGGGCGAACCCGCGGGAGGCCCCCGTCTCCCTCCGGGCCGTGACCCCGGGCTACTTCGAGACACTCGGCATCCCCCTGCTCGGAGGTCGGGCGCTCGCCGGGGGCGACCGATCCGGTGCACCCCCGGCCGCGGTCGTGAACGATGCCCTGGCCCGTCGGCTCTGGCCGGACGGGGATGCCGTCGGCGCCCGGATCCGCTTCGCGGACGAACAGCCTTGGGTGGAAATCGTGGGAGTCGTCGGCGACACGCGCGATCTCGGTCTCGACGCCGAGCCGGAAGCGGCGATCTACCTCGCGCATGCCCAACGGTTCTGGCCCTGGATGTCGTGGATGACCGTTCTCGTCCGGTCCGCCGCGGATGGTGTCGTTCTCGCTCCGATGCTCCGTGACGCACTGGGAAGAGTGGACGACCAGCTCCCGGTCCGCAGGCTCGCGGCCGTCACCGAGCTGTACCGGGGGAGCGCCGGAACGCGGACCTTCGTCGCCCGCCTCCTTGGGGCGTTCGCCGGAGTCGCTCTCTTGCTCGGCACCGTCGGTGTTTACGGCGTAGTCGCGTATTCGGTGGCCCGGGGCCGGAGAGAGATCGCCATTCGCATGGCGCTGGGTGCACGCCCGACCGGGATTCGAGGGGCGGTCCTCCTCGAGGGAGCCGGGGCGGCGGCAATCGGCGTCGCGGTCGGACTCGTCGCAACCCTCTTGGCGGGTCGGGCCGTGGAGGGACTCCTCTTCGGGATCGCGCCGACCGATCCCCTGACCATCGCGGCCGCGGTGGGCGTGCTCTTTTCGGCAGCCGTCGCCGGGAGCTGGCTTCCGGCACGGCGGGCTGCACTCACGATTCCGATGGAGAGACTCCGGCATGGGTGA
- a CDS encoding aminotransferase class V-fold PLP-dependent enzyme, with the protein MSVNDLHGPTRNVSDRRRFLRQLAQGSLGLAVAPVVVREVAARELAPTAPLTAPLRPEALADEAYWTQVRAAFPLRDGIAPMNAANLCPAPRVVNDAVEQAMRDVEGDVSSQNRSKYGALLDDLRARLGTYLGADPTEMAVVRNTTEANNVIVGGIPLGAGDEVLLWNQNHQTNNVAWDVRAARYGFTVRRVTVPPAPTAPEEILDAFVRELTPRTRVLSFSDVSNMSGIRPPAAELCRIGRERGIHVHVDGAQSFGLFDLDLHALGCDSYSSSAHKWFMGPKEGGILYVRAERVPEIWPGIVGVGWGGGGTPPDGAEKFETLGQRNDATIAGMSACLDFHEMIGKAPIQARVFELAARLKDRLAQIPGAEAVTPRSPEMSGGVVIFRFEGVANGQLSSALYAEHRVAGASTGGMRLCPHIYNTFADVDRAAAGMAELVPRLRT; encoded by the coding sequence ATGAGCGTGAACGATCTGCACGGTCCCACCCGCAACGTTTCCGATCGGCGCCGGTTCTTGCGCCAGCTCGCCCAGGGATCCCTGGGTCTCGCGGTCGCACCCGTGGTCGTGCGGGAGGTGGCCGCCCGCGAGCTCGCACCCACCGCGCCGCTCACTGCGCCGCTCCGACCGGAGGCCCTCGCCGACGAGGCGTATTGGACCCAGGTCCGCGCGGCCTTTCCCCTGCGCGATGGGATCGCCCCGATGAACGCGGCGAACCTCTGTCCGGCGCCCCGAGTGGTGAACGACGCGGTGGAGCAGGCCATGCGCGACGTCGAAGGCGATGTGTCTTCGCAGAACCGCTCCAAGTATGGCGCGCTCCTGGACGACCTGCGGGCGAGGCTGGGAACCTACCTCGGGGCGGACCCGACCGAGATGGCCGTCGTGCGAAACACGACCGAGGCGAACAACGTCATCGTCGGAGGGATCCCCCTCGGCGCCGGCGACGAGGTCCTTCTCTGGAATCAGAATCACCAGACGAACAACGTGGCCTGGGATGTCCGCGCGGCACGATACGGCTTCACGGTACGGCGGGTCACTGTCCCTCCCGCTCCCACGGCACCGGAAGAGATTCTGGACGCCTTCGTGCGGGAGCTGACCCCTCGGACCCGCGTCCTTTCCTTCTCCGACGTTTCGAACATGTCGGGAATCAGGCCTCCCGCCGCCGAGCTCTGCCGAATCGGGCGCGAACGCGGGATCCACGTGCACGTGGATGGAGCGCAGAGCTTCGGACTCTTCGATCTGGATCTCCACGCACTCGGTTGCGATTCCTATTCGTCGAGCGCACACAAGTGGTTCATGGGGCCCAAAGAGGGCGGAATCCTTTACGTGCGCGCGGAACGGGTGCCCGAGATCTGGCCGGGGATCGTGGGGGTCGGTTGGGGCGGAGGTGGCACTCCGCCGGATGGGGCGGAGAAGTTCGAGACCCTCGGCCAGAGGAACGATGCCACGATCGCCGGGATGTCCGCCTGTCTCGACTTCCACGAGATGATCGGCAAGGCCCCGATCCAGGCGCGCGTATTCGAGCTCGCCGCCCGCCTGAAGGACCGGCTGGCCCAGATTCCGGGAGCGGAAGCGGTGACGCCCCGCTCGCCCGAGATGAGCGGCGGAGTCGTGATTTTTCGATTCGAAGGCGTCGCGAACGGGCAGCTCAGCTCCGCGCTCTACGCCGAGCACCGCGTGGCGGGCGCGAGCACCGGGGGGATGCGTCTCTGCCCGCATATCTACAACACCTTCGCGGACGTGGACCGGGCAGCGGCCGGGATGGCCGAGCTAGTCCCGCGGCTGCGCACCTAA